The Listeria sp. PSOL-1 genome includes a region encoding these proteins:
- the radA gene encoding DNA repair protein RadA — translation MAKRATKFVCNSCGYESPKWMGKCPNCGEWNQMVEALAPSKKTRTSFHHTDEPSKAMRITDVTSESEKRIQTKMPELNRVLGGGVVEGSLVLVGGDPGIGKSTLLLQVSAELTLSGKKVLYISGEESVKQTKLRAERLRVSGEHLYLYAETNLDDIQETINFIKPDLVIIDSIQTIYHPDVTSAAGSVSQVRESTAALMRIAKMQNITIFIVGHVTKEGAIAGPRLLEHMVDTVLYFEGEKHHAYRILRAVKNRFGSTNEIGIFEMRDIGLVEVVNPSEVFLEERLQDASGSTVVASMEGTRPVLVEIQALVSPTMFGNAKRMATGLDHNKVSLIMAVLEKRVGLLLQNQDAYLKAAGGVKLDEPAVDLAVAISIASSYHDKPTSNTDCFIGELGLTGEIRRVSRIEERVKEAAKLGFKRIFIPANNQGSWDIPKGVTIMPVDTIVAALKQALPKMT, via the coding sequence ATGGCAAAACGAGCAACAAAATTCGTCTGTAACTCTTGTGGTTATGAATCACCTAAATGGATGGGAAAGTGCCCAAATTGTGGCGAGTGGAATCAGATGGTAGAGGCATTAGCACCTTCTAAAAAGACAAGAACGTCTTTTCATCATACAGATGAACCTTCTAAGGCAATGCGAATTACCGATGTAACAAGCGAATCAGAGAAACGAATTCAGACAAAAATGCCAGAGTTAAATCGTGTTTTAGGTGGCGGAGTAGTAGAAGGGTCACTAGTACTTGTTGGAGGAGATCCAGGAATCGGAAAATCCACTTTGCTACTACAAGTTTCTGCTGAGTTAACACTCTCTGGAAAAAAAGTACTCTATATTTCAGGTGAAGAATCTGTTAAACAAACTAAGCTTCGTGCAGAACGCTTACGAGTTTCAGGAGAACATCTATATCTTTATGCTGAGACGAACTTAGATGATATTCAAGAAACAATTAACTTTATTAAGCCGGATTTGGTGATTATTGATTCGATTCAAACGATTTATCATCCAGACGTTACAAGCGCAGCGGGAAGCGTTTCACAAGTACGTGAATCTACAGCAGCACTTATGCGAATTGCAAAAATGCAAAATATTACTATCTTTATCGTTGGCCATGTAACAAAAGAAGGTGCAATAGCGGGACCTAGGCTTCTTGAACATATGGTGGATACTGTCCTATATTTTGAAGGGGAAAAACATCATGCTTATCGTATTTTACGAGCAGTAAAGAATCGTTTTGGGTCTACAAATGAGATTGGAATTTTTGAAATGCGAGATATTGGGCTCGTTGAAGTAGTTAACCCTTCTGAGGTTTTTCTTGAAGAAAGGCTACAGGATGCTTCTGGATCTACAGTTGTTGCGTCGATGGAAGGAACACGCCCTGTTTTAGTAGAAATCCAGGCACTCGTTTCTCCCACAATGTTTGGTAATGCTAAGCGAATGGCTACTGGTTTGGACCATAATAAAGTCTCGCTAATTATGGCTGTATTAGAAAAGCGAGTAGGCTTGTTATTGCAAAACCAGGATGCTTATTTAAAGGCAGCAGGAGGCGTCAAATTAGACGAACCAGCTGTGGATTTGGCAGTTGCAATTAGTATTGCTTCAAGTTATCATGATAAACCAACCAGTAACACAGACTGCTTTATCGGTGAACTCGGCTTAACTGGTGAGATTCGCAGAGTTTCGCGCATTGAAGAGCGCGTGAAAGAAGCAGCTAAGTTAGGTTTTAAGCGGATTTTTATTCCTGCTAATAACCAAGGGAGCTGGGATATTCCAAAAGGTGTGACAATCATGCCTGTAGATACGATTGTTGCTGCACTAAAACAAGCTCTTCCAAAAATGACATAA
- a CDS encoding PIN/TRAM domain-containing protein, whose product MLVWMIRVCFLLLGGTTGVFVLPSIWMKLHLNHVLLIANPYINALIGALIFYFITFWAVKYIEAALNWSEERLTKISSVTLVYGGIGLIAGLVIAFFAGNAFSQTKIPIINSVVPILLTLVLGYLGFQVGSRRRNDWGLLFNRTARKKALSEQKSEDTSYKILDTSVIIDGRIADILTTGFLSGTIVIPLFVLAELQHIADSSDTLKRTRGRRGLDILNRIQKEEGIQVEMYEGDFDDINEVDSKLVKLAKVTGGKVVTNDYNLNKVAEFQNVAVLNINDLANAVKPVVLPGETMNVFVVKDGKEHNQGIAYLDDGTMIVVDEGRKFINEIIDVEVTSVLQTSAGRMIFAKPV is encoded by the coding sequence ATGCTTGTATGGATGATTCGAGTATGCTTTTTACTACTTGGTGGAACTACAGGAGTGTTTGTCTTACCATCAATATGGATGAAACTTCATTTAAACCATGTTTTGTTAATCGCTAATCCCTATATCAATGCTTTGATTGGTGCACTTATATTTTATTTTATTACTTTTTGGGCGGTGAAATATATTGAAGCCGCACTTAATTGGTCTGAGGAAAGGTTAACAAAAATTTCAAGTGTAACACTTGTTTATGGCGGAATAGGCCTTATTGCTGGTTTAGTCATTGCTTTTTTTGCAGGGAATGCTTTTAGCCAAACAAAGATTCCAATTATTAATTCGGTTGTCCCCATTTTATTAACATTAGTGTTAGGCTATTTAGGTTTTCAAGTTGGTAGCAGAAGACGTAACGATTGGGGGTTGTTATTTAACCGAACAGCACGAAAAAAAGCCCTCAGCGAACAAAAAAGTGAAGATACGAGCTATAAAATTCTTGATACAAGTGTTATAATTGATGGTCGCATTGCTGATATTTTGACAACTGGTTTTTTAAGTGGAACGATTGTAATTCCACTCTTTGTATTAGCTGAGTTACAGCATATTGCTGATTCTTCAGACACGTTAAAAAGAACACGCGGGCGAAGAGGATTAGATATTTTAAATCGAATTCAAAAAGAAGAAGGTATTCAAGTCGAGATGTATGAAGGTGATTTCGATGATATTAATGAAGTGGATAGCAAGCTAGTAAAATTAGCGAAAGTAACAGGTGGTAAAGTAGTAACCAATGATTATAATTTAAATAAAGTTGCAGAATTTCAAAATGTAGCGGTATTAAATATTAATGATTTAGCTAATGCTGTAAAACCCGTAGTTTTACCAGGTGAAACAATGAATGTTTTTGTTGTAAAAGATGGCAAGGAACATAATCAAGGTATCGCTTATTTAGACGATGGTACAATGATCGTTGTTGACGAGGGACGTAAATTTATTAATGAAATTATTGATGTTGAAGTAACAAGTGTTCTTCAAACTTCAGCTGGCAGAATGATTTTTGCTAAGCCTGTTTAA
- the ispD gene encoding 2-C-methyl-D-erythritol 4-phosphate cytidylyltransferase: MNYELIFLVAGQGKRMNAKKNKIWLNLLDKPVFAHALLPFLSDKRCTHIVIVCHEEEIEQAKQLIQKLDIQNKSILFIAGGTERQHSVANGLKHCGAESVVLVHDGARPFVSQQIIDRLLVGVTEQKAAICAVKVKDTIKRMADGVVKETINRDHLWQVQTPQAFELQILQKAHEKAVVDHFVGTDESSLVERLNLPIQIVEGSYYNIKLTTPEDIPIAKAIIESMEDVNDDQNRTGV; encoded by the coding sequence ATGAATTATGAATTAATTTTTCTAGTAGCAGGGCAAGGTAAGCGAATGAATGCTAAAAAAAACAAAATATGGTTAAATCTTTTAGATAAACCCGTTTTTGCGCATGCTCTCCTTCCTTTCTTATCTGATAAAAGGTGCACTCATATTGTGATTGTATGCCATGAAGAAGAGATTGAACAAGCTAAGCAGCTAATTCAAAAACTTGATATACAAAATAAATCTATCCTATTTATTGCTGGAGGAACCGAAAGACAGCATAGTGTGGCTAATGGATTAAAGCATTGTGGTGCTGAGTCAGTTGTCTTGGTTCATGATGGTGCACGTCCATTTGTATCCCAACAAATTATCGATCGTTTGCTAGTGGGTGTTACAGAGCAAAAAGCAGCCATTTGTGCAGTGAAAGTGAAGGATACAATCAAGCGTATGGCAGATGGTGTTGTTAAGGAAACCATTAATCGCGATCACCTTTGGCAAGTCCAAACACCTCAAGCCTTTGAACTCCAAATTTTACAAAAAGCTCATGAAAAAGCAGTGGTAGATCATTTTGTCGGAACAGATGAATCCAGTCTAGTTGAAAGATTAAATCTTCCTATCCAGATTGTCGAAGGTAGTTATTATAATATTAAATTGACAACACCTGAGGATATACCAATTGCAAAAGCGATAATAGAAAGCATGGAGGACGTAAATGATGATCAGAATCGGACAGGGGTATGA
- the ispF gene encoding 2-C-methyl-D-erythritol 2,4-cyclodiphosphate synthase yields MIRIGQGYDTHQLIEGRSLIIGGITIPYEKGLLGHSDADVLLHAVTDAVIGATGKRDIGYFFPDTDVAYKDANSAELLSQVWQEVEKEGYRLGNIDCTILAEKPKMAPYIEDMKKRIAELLHASSEQINVKATTSEKMGFVGRGEGITSLAVVLLEK; encoded by the coding sequence ATGATCAGAATCGGACAGGGGTATGATACGCATCAATTGATTGAAGGTCGATCACTAATTATCGGTGGAATAACCATTCCTTATGAAAAAGGTTTGCTTGGCCATAGTGATGCAGATGTTTTACTACACGCAGTAACAGATGCTGTCATCGGTGCAACTGGTAAAAGGGATATTGGTTACTTTTTTCCAGATACAGATGTTGCTTATAAAGATGCTAATTCCGCAGAGTTATTGTCCCAAGTGTGGCAAGAAGTTGAAAAAGAAGGTTATCGATTGGGAAATATAGATTGTACAATTCTTGCTGAGAAGCCCAAAATGGCCCCTTATATTGAGGACATGAAAAAAAGAATTGCTGAACTTTTGCATGCTTCAAGTGAACAAATAAATGTAAAAGCAACGACTTCTGAAAAAATGGGTTTTGTTGGTCGAGGAGAAGGCATTACAAGTTTAGCAGTAGTATTACTTGAAAAATAA
- the gltX gene encoding glutamate--tRNA ligase, which produces MTDNKRVRVRYAPSPTGFLHIGNARTALFNYLFARHNGGDFIIRIEDTDAKRNIEGGEESQLANLKWLGIDWDEGVDKPGTYGPYRQSERQPIYLPLIEELLSKDMVYKCYCTEEELDAEREAQKARGEMPRYSGKCRHLTKEEQAEKEAKGLRPSIRFKVPADETFAFYDMVKDEVSFDSNGIGDFVILKKDGVPTYNFAVAVDDHLMEITHVLRGDDHISNTPKQLMIYQAFGWEAPQFGHMTLIVNESRRKLSKRDGSIIQFIEQYHDLGYLPEALFNFIAMLGWSPEGEEEIFSKEELIKIFDEKRLSKSPALFDKQKLTWVNNQYVKKLPLNDVVALSLSHLQKAGVVSNEPSETELDWIHKLISLYHEQMSYGAEIVGLSEMFFADADSLSYNDEEKAILDVETVPVVIDAFKKEAEAIEIFVADEIKAAIKRVQKETGVKGKALFMPIRVVTTGEMHGPELPLAIEVLGREKVLERLKNWLAN; this is translated from the coding sequence TTGACTGATAATAAAAGAGTGCGTGTGCGTTATGCACCGAGTCCAACTGGTTTTTTGCATATTGGAAATGCTCGTACAGCTTTATTTAATTATTTATTTGCAAGGCATAACGGTGGAGATTTTATTATCCGGATTGAAGATACAGATGCCAAGCGCAATATTGAAGGTGGCGAAGAAAGCCAACTTGCCAATTTAAAATGGCTTGGAATTGACTGGGATGAAGGCGTTGATAAGCCAGGTACATATGGACCATATCGTCAGTCTGAACGCCAGCCTATTTATCTGCCATTAATTGAAGAATTGCTATCAAAAGATATGGTTTATAAATGTTACTGTACAGAAGAAGAATTAGATGCTGAACGTGAGGCTCAAAAAGCCCGCGGTGAAATGCCTCGATATAGTGGGAAGTGCCGCCACTTAACAAAGGAAGAACAAGCAGAAAAAGAAGCAAAAGGCTTAAGGCCAAGTATTCGCTTTAAAGTCCCAGCTGATGAAACGTTTGCCTTCTATGATATGGTGAAAGATGAAGTTTCGTTTGATTCGAATGGCATCGGCGATTTTGTTATTTTGAAAAAAGACGGGGTACCGACATATAACTTTGCGGTGGCTGTAGATGATCATCTTATGGAGATAACACATGTATTGCGCGGGGACGATCATATTTCTAACACACCGAAACAATTAATGATTTATCAAGCATTCGGTTGGGAAGCTCCTCAATTTGGGCATATGACATTGATTGTAAATGAAAGTCGTCGGAAATTGAGTAAGCGCGATGGCTCGATCATTCAATTTATCGAGCAATACCATGATTTAGGCTACTTGCCAGAAGCATTATTTAACTTTATTGCGATGCTCGGTTGGTCTCCAGAAGGCGAGGAAGAGATTTTTTCTAAAGAAGAATTAATTAAAATCTTTGATGAAAAACGTTTGTCTAAATCACCAGCATTATTTGATAAACAAAAATTAACCTGGGTAAATAACCAATACGTAAAGAAACTTCCACTTAACGATGTTGTAGCGCTTAGTTTATCACATTTACAAAAAGCTGGTGTTGTCTCAAATGAACCAAGTGAAACTGAACTTGATTGGATCCATAAACTGATTTCGCTTTACCATGAACAAATGAGTTATGGTGCAGAAATTGTTGGTTTATCAGAAATGTTTTTCGCTGATGCGGATTCACTTTCTTATAATGACGAGGAAAAAGCGATTCTAGATGTTGAAACTGTGCCGGTTGTCATTGATGCTTTCAAAAAAGAAGCTGAGGCTATAGAAATATTTGTAGCTGATGAAATTAAAGCTGCCATTAAACGTGTTCAAAAAGAAACAGGAGTCAAAGGAAAAGCTCTTTTCATGCCAATTCGTGTTGTTACAACAGGTGAAATGCACGGACCAGAGTTACCGCTTGCAATAGAAGTACTTGGTCGAGAAAAGGTGCTGGAACGCTTGAAAAACTGGTTAGCAAATTGA
- the epsC gene encoding serine O-acetyltransferase EpsC has protein sequence MNEDIAVIIKNDPATQGFWDAFFTNPGLHAIWMHRITHFLYKKKLVLVSKIIAQVARFLTNIEIHPGAVVGKRLFIDHGAGIVIGETVKIGDDVVLFHGVTLGDTGKHKGKRHPTINDGVMISTGAKVLGPIKVGMDAKVGAGAVVLQDVPPGATVVGVPAKVVRLNGRTVGHAEPNMDQLIERIRMLENKITKLEKGES, from the coding sequence ATGAATGAAGATATTGCGGTCATTATTAAAAATGATCCAGCGACACAAGGTTTTTGGGATGCTTTTTTTACTAATCCAGGGCTGCATGCGATTTGGATGCACCGAATAACACATTTTTTATATAAAAAGAAGTTGGTTTTGGTCAGTAAAATCATTGCTCAAGTTGCCCGTTTTTTGACGAATATTGAGATTCATCCTGGTGCGGTTGTTGGCAAGCGTCTTTTTATTGATCACGGTGCGGGGATTGTGATTGGGGAGACTGTGAAAATTGGTGATGATGTTGTCTTGTTTCATGGTGTAACATTGGGTGACACAGGGAAACATAAAGGTAAAAGGCATCCAACAATCAATGATGGCGTTATGATCTCTACAGGTGCAAAGGTGCTTGGTCCAATCAAGGTTGGGATGGATGCTAAAGTGGGAGCAGGAGCCGTTGTTTTACAAGATGTTCCACCAGGGGCAACAGTTGTTGGCGTTCCTGCTAAAGTTGTTCGTTTAAACGGGCGAACTGTAGGGCATGCTGAGCCAAATATGGATCAATTAATTGAAAGAATAAGAATGCTTGAAAATAAAATTACCAAATTAGAAAAAGGAGAGAGCTAA
- the cysS gene encoding cysteine--tRNA ligase, with protein sequence MSLQIYNTLTREKELFKPLESGKVKMYVCGPTVYNYIHIGNARPIIVFDTVRRYLTYRGYEVKFVSNFTDVDDKLIQAADELKLTVPEVASRFIGAYFDDVDQLNVAKASINPRVTENMDEIIAFISALEKSGFAYQSEGDVYFRSKKFTDYGKLSHQPISELQHGKRVETSERKQDELDFTLWKAAKPGEIYWESPWGNGRPGWHIECSTLARRYLGDTIDIHAGGQDLIFPHHEDEIAQSEALTGKTFANYWMHNGFLNIDGEKMSKSLGNFITLHDLLKEHDANVIRFFMLSVHYRRPISLSEATLEDAKNGLERLKTAYQNINYRIERAEEDYYNEEEQENLLEQLIELKQQFEDEMDDDFNTANAITAFYELAKRANIYLASEWVSIQVLREFLSMMSLFAEVLGLKLEDSDSMRLADDTVNALIEERQIAKSEHNFARADEIRDLLKEKDIVLEDTAHGTRWRRG encoded by the coding sequence ATGTCACTACAAATCTATAATACTTTAACACGGGAAAAAGAATTATTTAAGCCGCTTGAAAGTGGGAAAGTAAAAATGTATGTATGCGGCCCCACGGTTTATAACTATATCCATATTGGAAATGCACGACCTATTATCGTCTTTGATACTGTTAGAAGGTACTTAACTTACCGTGGCTATGAAGTAAAATTTGTTTCGAATTTTACTGATGTAGATGACAAATTGATTCAAGCTGCAGATGAATTAAAACTGACTGTGCCAGAGGTTGCTAGTCGGTTTATTGGCGCTTATTTTGATGATGTTGATCAGTTAAATGTTGCAAAAGCTTCGATTAATCCACGTGTAACTGAAAACATGGATGAAATCATTGCTTTTATTTCTGCTTTAGAAAAGAGCGGTTTTGCTTACCAATCAGAGGGAGATGTCTATTTTCGATCAAAAAAATTCACTGATTATGGTAAGCTTTCACATCAACCTATTTCCGAATTACAGCATGGAAAGCGCGTAGAAACGAGTGAACGCAAACAAGATGAGCTGGATTTCACTTTATGGAAGGCAGCGAAGCCAGGTGAGATTTATTGGGAAAGTCCTTGGGGAAATGGGCGTCCCGGATGGCATATTGAATGTTCTACACTTGCTAGGAGATACTTAGGAGATACAATCGATATTCATGCAGGAGGACAAGACTTAATCTTTCCTCATCATGAAGATGAAATTGCTCAATCAGAGGCACTCACGGGAAAAACTTTTGCTAATTATTGGATGCATAATGGCTTTTTAAATATTGATGGAGAAAAAATGTCAAAATCACTTGGAAATTTTATTACATTACATGATCTGTTAAAAGAGCATGATGCCAATGTTATTCGCTTTTTTATGCTATCAGTGCATTATCGCCGTCCAATTTCGCTAAGTGAGGCAACGTTAGAAGATGCGAAAAATGGTTTAGAGCGTTTAAAAACAGCTTATCAAAATATTAATTACCGTATTGAGCGGGCTGAGGAAGATTATTATAATGAAGAGGAGCAAGAAAATCTACTTGAACAGCTCATCGAATTAAAGCAACAATTTGAAGACGAAATGGATGATGATTTTAACACAGCTAATGCAATTACTGCTTTTTATGAGCTAGCAAAGCGTGCTAATATTTATTTAGCAAGTGAATGGGTTTCTATTCAGGTTTTACGCGAATTTTTAAGTATGATGAGTTTATTTGCTGAGGTACTTGGATTAAAATTAGAGGACAGTGATTCAATGAGATTAGCAGATGATACGGTCAATGCTCTAATTGAAGAGCGCCAGATTGCAAAAAGTGAACATAATTTTGCTCGTGCAGATGAAATTCGTGATTTATTAAAAGAAAAAGATATCGTTTTAGAAGATACAGCTCATGGCACGCGTTGGAGAAGAGGCTGA
- a CDS encoding Mini-ribonuclease 3 produces MVEVKDYKQLNGLALAYMGDAIYEVYVRKHLLVLGKTKPNQLHKSATKYVSAKGQALVVRTLMTEGFITEEEESVLKRGRNSKSYTVPKNTDISTYNLATAFEAVVGYLYLGGEHVRLNEWFEKAIQIIEEGELKN; encoded by the coding sequence ATGGTTGAAGTAAAAGATTATAAACAACTAAATGGCCTAGCTTTAGCATATATGGGAGACGCGATTTATGAAGTATACGTTCGCAAGCACTTGCTAGTTTTAGGAAAAACTAAACCTAATCAACTCCACAAAAGTGCAACAAAGTATGTGTCTGCAAAAGGCCAAGCACTTGTAGTAAGGACATTAATGACAGAAGGCTTTATCACAGAGGAAGAAGAGAGCGTTTTAAAAAGAGGGCGTAATTCAAAAAGTTATACAGTGCCCAAAAACACAGATATATCGACGTACAATTTGGCAACCGCATTTGAAGCAGTGGTTGGCTACCTTTATTTGGGTGGGGAACATGTGCGTTTAAATGAATGGTTTGAAAAAGCAATCCAAATTATTGAAGAAGGCGAGCTGAAAAATTGA
- the rlmB gene encoding 23S rRNA (guanosine(2251)-2'-O)-methyltransferase RlmB has protein sequence MEKEQEWIGGRNPILEVLRSKRDIHKIYIAEGSKNGVMQQIISLAKENKIEIRFVPKAKIDQVVTGAHQGVAAQIAAYKYFELEHLFHQAEEKNEQPFFVILDELEDPHNLGSIMRTVNAVGAHGIIIPKRRSVSLTQTVAKASTGAIEYVPVVRVTNISRTIEDLKKRGVWIFGTDAKGREDYRTMDATLPLALVIGSEGRGMSRLVREKCDFLVHLPMVGQVTSLNASVAAGLLLYEVYRKRFSLGG, from the coding sequence ATGGAAAAGGAGCAGGAGTGGATAGGTGGACGCAACCCAATCCTTGAGGTATTACGCTCCAAGCGTGATATTCATAAAATTTATATCGCAGAGGGCTCAAAAAATGGCGTAATGCAACAAATTATTTCGCTTGCTAAAGAAAATAAAATTGAAATTCGCTTTGTTCCTAAAGCAAAAATTGACCAAGTTGTAACAGGTGCACATCAAGGTGTGGCCGCCCAAATAGCTGCTTACAAATATTTTGAGCTTGAACATCTCTTTCATCAAGCAGAGGAGAAAAATGAACAACCTTTTTTTGTGATTTTAGACGAGTTAGAGGATCCGCATAACTTAGGTTCGATTATGCGAACGGTTAATGCGGTGGGTGCTCATGGGATTATTATTCCAAAGCGGAGATCAGTTAGTTTAACACAAACAGTTGCTAAAGCCTCAACTGGGGCTATCGAATATGTTCCAGTTGTTCGTGTCACAAATATTAGTCGCACAATAGAAGATTTAAAAAAACGTGGAGTTTGGATTTTTGGAACAGATGCCAAAGGAAGAGAGGATTATCGGACAATGGATGCAACCTTGCCACTTGCACTTGTCATCGGGAGTGAAGGTCGTGGGATGAGTCGATTAGTCCGGGAAAAATGTGACTTTCTTGTTCATTTGCCAATGGTTGGGCAAGTGACATCGCTTAATGCATCTGTTGCGGCGGGACTGCTTCTTTATGAAGTTTATCGAAAAAGGTTTTCGCTGGGGGGCTAA
- a CDS encoding NYN domain-containing protein, with protein MKRKHIFLVDGYNVIGSWPELSKLKEYDLEAARDSLIASLGEYQSYTGYKVVIVFDAQYVRGKGREETKNKVDIIFTKEDETADEYIEQKAIEWKNAETQIIVATSDYTEQWAIFGQGALRISSRELLFEIQEMSRSISQEMKQIQEKMPKSKLNLDSVTLLQLEKWRRGEK; from the coding sequence ATGAAGCGCAAGCATATTTTTTTGGTGGATGGGTATAATGTGATAGGTTCATGGCCAGAATTAAGTAAGCTTAAAGAATATGATTTGGAAGCTGCGCGTGATAGCCTAATTGCAAGCCTTGGTGAATATCAAAGTTATACTGGTTACAAGGTTGTCATTGTTTTTGACGCACAATATGTTCGGGGGAAAGGGCGTGAAGAAACCAAGAATAAAGTCGATATCATCTTTACAAAAGAAGATGAGACGGCTGATGAATACATCGAACAAAAAGCCATTGAATGGAAAAATGCTGAAACGCAAATCATTGTAGCAACAAGCGATTATACGGAACAGTGGGCGATTTTTGGTCAGGGTGCTTTGCGAATTTCTTCCCGTGAGTTATTATTTGAAATTCAAGAAATGTCCCGTTCTATTAGCCAAGAAATGAAACAAATCCAAGAAAAAATGCCAAAATCAAAGCTGAATTTAGATTCTGTGACTTTATTGCAGTTAGAAAAGTGGCGAAGAGGTGAAAAATAA
- a CDS encoding RNA polymerase factor sigma-70 encodes MENKNASEQGVDLSKLDLARHGDTEALEYFFSKYQPIIYWKSTQYFLQGAERDDLIQEAMIGLFKAIRDFNPEKEASFKSFAEICINRQLLSAVKRSTRKKNFALNHSISLDTKMTDDDTLDWTLIDVISEEGAETPEDFLIKNEGLIQIASRLKEVTSPFEKEVLQQYLEGKSYFEMAAYFQVKEKAIDNALQRVKRKMVKELRQED; translated from the coding sequence TTGGAAAATAAGAATGCAAGCGAACAAGGTGTCGATCTCAGTAAGCTAGATTTGGCAAGACATGGCGATACGGAAGCGCTAGAATATTTTTTTTCTAAATATCAACCTATTATTTACTGGAAATCCACACAATACTTTTTGCAAGGGGCGGAACGTGACGATTTAATTCAAGAAGCTATGATCGGTCTTTTTAAAGCAATTCGTGATTTTAATCCTGAAAAAGAAGCTTCATTTAAATCTTTTGCTGAAATTTGCATTAATCGTCAATTGCTTTCTGCTGTAAAACGCTCAACTCGGAAAAAGAACTTTGCGCTCAACCATTCGATTTCACTTGATACGAAGATGACGGATGATGATACACTAGATTGGACGCTAATTGATGTTATTTCTGAAGAAGGAGCTGAAACACCAGAAGACTTTTTAATCAAAAATGAGGGTCTCATACAGATCGCATCCAGATTAAAAGAAGTGACAAGCCCTTTTGAAAAAGAAGTTTTACAGCAATATTTAGAAGGCAAAAGTTATTTTGAAATGGCAGCATATTTTCAGGTTAAGGAAAAAGCAATTGATAATGCATTACAACGCGTAAAGCGAAAAATGGTAAAAGAGCTAAGGCAAGAAGACTGA
- the rpmG gene encoding 50S ribosomal protein L33 encodes MKKKASLACSECGSRNYSISVTSSTRQVRLEVKKFCRRCNKHTLHRETK; translated from the coding sequence ATGAAAAAGAAAGCGTCCCTCGCCTGTTCTGAGTGCGGTTCAAGAAATTATTCTATCAGTGTTACGAGTTCTACAAGACAAGTCCGGCTTGAAGTGAAGAAATTTTGTCGGCGTTGCAATAAACATACTTTACATCGCGAAACGAAATAA
- the secE gene encoding preprotein translocase subunit SecE, with product MAAISRFFKNVTSEMRKVTWPTRKELATYTVTVVITVILFAVFFMVLDFGIEQLVQYVLKLGN from the coding sequence ATGGCAGCAATTTCACGTTTTTTTAAAAATGTGACATCTGAAATGCGTAAAGTTACATGGCCAACGCGTAAAGAGTTAGCTACTTATACTGTAACGGTTGTTATTACTGTTATCTTGTTTGCTGTATTCTTTATGGTGCTTGACTTTGGTATTGAGCAACTTGTTCAATATGTTTTAAAACTGGGCAATTAA
- the nusG gene encoding transcription termination/antitermination protein NusG, whose protein sequence is MEKNWYAVHTYSGYENKVKDNLEKRVESMGMSDKIFRVIVPEEEETEVKNGKTKTIKRKVFPGYVLVEIIMTDDSWYVVRNTPGVTGFVGSAGSGSKPTPLLPEEADRILKSMGMMEKAIEADFEIGETVMVKEGPFAEYSGKVDEIDLDKGKAKVMVNMFGRETPVEVDFNQIEKL, encoded by the coding sequence ATGGAAAAGAATTGGTACGCTGTTCACACATATTCCGGCTATGAAAATAAAGTAAAAGATAACCTTGAAAAACGTGTTGAATCAATGGGGATGTCTGATAAAATTTTTCGTGTCATTGTGCCGGAAGAAGAAGAAACAGAAGTGAAAAATGGTAAAACAAAAACAATTAAACGCAAAGTTTTCCCTGGTTATGTACTTGTTGAAATTATCATGACAGATGATTCTTGGTATGTTGTACGTAATACTCCTGGTGTTACTGGATTTGTTGGTTCAGCAGGTTCAGGTTCAAAACCAACCCCATTACTTCCAGAAGAAGCAGATCGTATCTTGAAGAGCATGGGTATGATGGAAAAAGCAATTGAAGCTGATTTTGAAATCGGGGAAACAGTGATGGTTAAAGAAGGACCATTTGCTGAGTACTCTGGTAAAGTAGACGAAATAGACCTTGATAAAGGAAAAGCCAAAGTCATGGTCAATATGTTTGGTCGTGAAACTCCAGTAGAAGTTGATTTTAATCAGATTGAAAAGCTATAA